AGGTTTTAATTAACGTTCCTGACGTTTACAGATGCATCatcgtttgtgtgtttttctttgaaccAGCAGGAGGAAATCTGCTCCACCATTTATCTGCATTAACTCAAGCTGACCTGGTGTCTAATGTTTCAATTCATGATGCATTCATGGCTGCAATTCTAGGCAaatagcagtgtttttttttatttttgttttttggagcatggaaggaggaaaaaagtCTTTCACACCTTCTAATTTATGGGATTACCTTAAAAactatacatttaatttatggGATTACCTTAAAAactatacatttaatttatggGATTACCTTAAAAactatacatttaatttatggAATTACCTTAAAAACTATACATTGAATAAAGATTAAGGTTTTAGACACAACGATTAGTCAATGAATCTGTGagttttcagcgtcttaaatgtgaatattttcccttttctttgctccatatatcgTATTaatctgaatcatttttgtttgtggacaaaacaacatcatttcatcaacattttcttacattttctgacattttacagaccaaaatAATCGCCAGATtcatccattatgaaaatatttggtagttgcagccctaaagcTGTTCTCAGCACCCTCTAATTTATGAAAGAAtctttaaaacaatacatttaatcaCAAAAATACAAGTTTTAGACACTTACGTAAGTCAGTTCATCAGTTTAAGTGTTTCTTTAATCACAAATtcgatttttcagtttcttaaatgtgaatattttctgttttctttgctccatataacaaagaaatcatttaaactgactGATAATTATAATTAAGACTATCTAATAATAAGCataattctgaggttattgagggaaaactggcttactggttgtataataaggccatgcagaataaggcattaataagtacttaataagGACTCattaagagccaatatgttactaatttgcGTGCTAATAAGCAAAAATTGGTTGTCGGCACCAAATCCAAACTGGTGATTTGTGATTTGAATGCTCGTTTTATGacttaaaacaaaatatttctGACATAAAGTGTGTTTTCCTGCACTCGACAAAGAGTGTTTTGTTTCCAGAACTTTCTCCCTCCAAACACAAAGAACGTGAAGACAAATCAAACCTCATTTATATAAAAACGCACACACGACACACTCATAGACCCTGTGGAGACGTCAGTGGGAAAACTGACTCAAAGTTACGTCTGAAaggtctctgctgctgctgctgctgctgctgcttctgctgctgctgctgctgctgctgctgctgctgctgctgctgccgccgccgccgccacacggcttcattaaaaaacactctCCTTAAGCAGCTTCACCGCcgtttacctcatcactgtaagTGGggaataatgataaaaaagcaCGCTGTAGACGAAGTGAACagccagcacacacactcacacacactcacagaaaaGTAATGGCTTCACTTTAAGTCCACCCATAAATGACATGTTAAATGAGTGTGTGGTGAGGGTttctaatgtgtgtttgtgtccatcatcctcacacacacacacacacacacacacagagtcacacccacccacacactctctcctgcgcacacacacagatttatacCAGCCTACGCGTTCTCCTCTCTCTGcaacataaaagaaaacaaaaagatgcTCTAGTTTTAGTTtctacaagaaacacacacacacacacacacacagcctctacAAACAGTTACAAATGATACAAATCTCAAGGGATGTCACAACAGTCAACTAGTAACAAAAAGACCAATAAATAAGCAGTACATCAAAGAGAAggtattgttatttgtttgcgATCCTGTCCATGGGCGGGGCATAGGAAGATACCTTCTCTTAATTCAGATtatctgcactgtgtgtgtgtgtgtgtgtgtgtgtgtgtgtgtgatgattctGTGTGCAGCCAATGACCttaaacacaaaagacacaccGCAGTAGTTTTTGGAAATAATTGCTCGTTTACATCGATTTacgctgtgtgttttttctaaattgcTCCACGGGGACAAATAACGTGTTTGGAGTAGAGTTTTcattgaataatgaataattgtGTGTAGTTTAACACCGTAAATGCAGCGTATTTTAAGAGGACAGTACAACACCTGAAGGCTCATGCTGAttctttgtgttattttcctTGTAAATAAACGGGGGATAATAGTCCCAGAACCTCTGGGTCACGAGCCTTTTCATCTTTTTGTTCAATgatggaggaaaaacatgaaaaacaagcctgtttgtgtttgtttttaaagaacttgaggtgttttgtttgtggcGTTCAGTGCTGACATTAATCCTCTGGtctggacgtgtgtgtgtgtgtgtgtgtgggcgacgCTCTCTGTGATTTAGTATGCATATGTGTGGGCAGGTGTCAtgttgtgcagtgtgtgtgtgtgtgtgtgtgtgtgagtggatgagaGGAAGGTGTCGAGGTCAGTCCCCGCTGACTCATGACTCTCGTCGTTACAGAGCCGCTCCGGTGTTTTTCTgtgaatgtcacacacacacacactgattcatatctgtgtgtgtgtgtgttaccgggCTTGaggtccttgaaagtgcttgaacaGCCGTCTGACTACGTAGTCCACAAAAATGCAAAAGAGTCTCTGAAACAACCACAATTAAATGCAATTACCTTGACTTCCTCATTCTGTTGCTCTGTTTTAACCGTGTTTACATGCACGTCATGTGATTATCTgatcacacatttgcataaacaAGCAGCTTATAATTCTgctattataaaaacacaattttagttctgttttaatgtgattttttttttgtatgtgtgaataTTCCAGGATCTGTAGCTTTTATATTTGGAAAAAGGCCGACGTAAACACATGCAAATCCACTAaacaatgtacatttattttaaccatgTCACATGGGGCTATGACATACTGTGGctgaattatattataatattttatgttcatttgaaatgaaataggCTGTTCCAATCAAAATGAAAtcaacattatttgtatttatataaataatatagaaAAAAACTACTTTAATGTGCTGgaaatttaatatatatatacactctgTGAATTGTCATTATGATGAgtctttatatacacacacacacacacacagagagacagtagCTACTTCAAATCCATATCATGCTTTGGGTTTATTTGCATCACGACCCATGGGAGGTGTTCCAGATATTACGTGCTACACTATAAGAGTAGTGTGAGAATAAGAATAACATATTGTCTAGTAGAATTTTCACACCAGGCAGGCGGCGTCTCACTCTTGTGAATAGAAAAATCGAGTGTCGTTGGTGTTTGTTATGTCgtaaaaagacaaatgttttatcacaaggtggcagcatttAGTGAGTGGACTTTTTACGAGGTTTCCTGAATGCATCTCGAAGCTGCTTCTCTGAGCTCAGTTTTTTAATTCGAGGAAGGTTAAATATCTAAATTATGAATGTGGAACATGTTTTTggcctttatttaaaaatagggACATAATtgaactcattcattcactaagAATTCACTCAATTCAGTTAGAAAGCGCTGTTAAACAGCAAAATgagttaaaatagaataaatatatgatattatattaaatacttatgaatgaataaaggaaatgcagtgactgtgtgtgtgtgtgtgtgtgtgtgtgttgctctctgACACACCTAAGTTTAAACACAGTCACTTTTTAATGTTTCTAATCACGCCAGTAATTTCTGGTCAACGCCCTAACAGAATTTCCTCCTCTTTATTAACTGAtgacaaattgtttttttcacctGGAAGCAAAAAATGAGTGAAATGATGAGTGCAGCTGCTGCATATGAAGTGTGGTGACGCGTTGTCCTTCAGTCTGAAATAGTTTTGGAGTGCAGCGGCTGAGTAATTGAAGTCACTAGAGGAAATTAGTGAATTATTGCTCCTGCGTCTTCTCATAAGAGACTGATTGTAGTTTAGCTTCGCCGCGTCACGCTGCCTCCGTCTCTCCTCTCGGCCTCTTCTCATTCATTTCCTCTCCGCACTAATTCATTCCACTCCGTATTTTCCACTCGGTCTGATCTTTACTGTTATTTTCCTGTGGACGGACCACAAATATGGAACTAATAAGAGTCACAGGATATTCTCCTGTAcctgaaacaaacatttcaaggaAATAACGGAATATATTAAGTATTCAAATCACTCCTCGAGCCAAACCCAAAGCTTTATTGTTATTCTTCATCGTTCTTTGTCATGATTGGATTTTTGAGTTCATACAGAAAAGAGATTATccttttatttaaagatttatACGAATTAAAGAAGACAAGacgcgtgtgtatgtgtaaaaatGAAGAATTAAGAGTGTAATTGCCTTCACCCATGACCTCcagcgtgtctgtgtgtacacGTGCAGATCCAGGAACTAAGAACCGACCAGATTTAAGTCAGAAAGCGATAATAATCTCTCACACGACGACGTTTCCACCCGATGCTGAGCTTTAATAATCTTATGTTTCACACTCGCACAGTGTGAATATGGATGCTGCCTTCAAGCACTTCATGATTTTATAATCAATGCCACATAACAAccacctcgctctctctctctcatctctctgtcgCCCCCTGTTGCCGGTTTAGGGCCGCTGCACACGGGAGAACTGCAAATACCTCCACCCACCCGCTCACCTGAAGACCCAGCTGGAGATCAACGGGCGCAACAAcctgatccagcagaagacagCGGCGGCCATGTTGGCTCAGCAGATGCAGTTCATGATCCCGGGCACCGCCATGCAGCCTGTGGTGAGtttgatgttttcatgtcatACATCTAATCGGAGAATTTGGTTAATTGGAGTTACTGTCAGTGtctcacacttacacacacacacacacacacacacacacacacactgtttaaaaGACACGACGTACGGACTCATCgctgacaacatggctgccagtgagtgattatagcAGCTTGATAACATCTATGCCTGCTTATGTCtgcaatattttaatatttgacaagagaaaaactgaagtttgtgtcagtttgtaAATCCTTTTCTCCcctacaccaaaccccatagagaaaatcagtgattttacatcgcggcacacaggagttgttgatctactgctTCCTCCTTTAGTATgttcaaaagtgttatttttatgaattctgtgtttgaaatctttaATTCTGATTAAcagaagtgacacaaactgaccacaagaggcagcggttgaccagcagctgctgtgtccatgcgagctaaaaacactgattttctctatggggtttggtgtgggagagtgagcgctttacaaacttcagtttcctgtcagaaaagacTTTTCAGGGGGCAAGAAAAAGTggcaaaatatatatatatatatatatatatataatattcttAAGACATTGTAGATTTGAGCTGATGTAGATTAGTTTACAACCCCACAAAAAAAGGTGAAGCAGACGAGGGTTCACTGAGGTAACATGACGAGTCAGTGACAGTTCATCACGCAGACCTTTGATGGATATTCACCTGAGAGAACAGGTTTTAGTGGAGGACGGCCGTGTCTGTTCACACCCCCGCCGCTGCAGTCGCAGTGCCCTTGAGCAAAGCACAGCAATCCTGAGCTGCTCTCTGGGGGGTTTGTGCTCTGCAGTCAGGCGCGACtgccaggtgtgaacatgtTTAACTGCATCAGCGTTGAGTTCCTGCGTCGCTGAAAAAGAACACGCGTGCTCAGCGAAATCTTCAGCGCTTTACACGGAGGGTTAAAAACATAACTCTTCCCTTATTTCTACCCTTAATTCccttctcttcttttcctcatAAACCTTTTCACTCGCCCATTTCTCAACGTAGATGCACCATTTATTACAAATCTGCTTCTTCTGACTAATCTTTTTTAATTGCAATAGCCACTTCTCTGCCCTTCATCCTCCACTTCCTGCGTCCATCCATCACTTTAAGTCTTTCCCCCGCTAATAAGCCAAAGATGAGAGGGAAGACATTTTTTTGGGTGACTTTACTCTTTTGTCCGCAGCAGACGTTTCCAGTCAGCCAGGGTCTGGGCTCCGGCGCGGGACTCAGCTACACGCAGTACCTGACTCCCATGTCCCACAGCATGGGCCTGGTGCCCACTGACATCCTGCCCAACACGCCCGTCATCGTCCCCGGCAGCCCGCCCGTCTCCGTGACCGGCGGCTCGTCCTCCGGCCAGAAGCTGCTGCGTACCGACAAGCTGGAGGTGACACAACCCACtcatggctctctctctctctccttctctttgcctttaaagggttaaaaatttcaaaaaatattattacaatTTGAGATGTCGATTTCAAgctgaagtagctttaaaatattgactcatttaaagttaatatataaaaaaaattacagcagtttttgggaaggtgacattttctgacgctaggaacaaattagtaagttatttttaaaagatctgacacagcaaaaaaataataattatgcatacaaatcaatgtttctgccaATCATTGACCCATCCCAGGGcctaatattaattattatcaaattctccttgaaatgtgttttatggaaattattgtagttttttgttttttccaaaaaaaaaaaaaaaacagtggagttgttatttttaaaaatattattaatatttgatatgtatatttcaggctgaagtagctttaaaagactgacttatttaaagtggaagaaaaactgtttttgggaaggtgacattttctgccgctaGGAACAAATGAGTACGTTTTTTAAGGAACTCTTAAGGGGctcagttttctctgcttctctgtcatcattgcagttttacattattatcttttacctgaaaacacacagacattgaGTTAAATGACTCAACTGTTTCATAAAGTTAACTTAAAGTTCAATTCTGGCAGCACTGTTAGCGTTACAACACATTTAATGGACGTGAATAGATGCACTTTGAATTAACCTTCAGCTGATGAGACTAAAGAAGCAAATGAGGCTTGAAAAACCTGAAAAGTTCATTTCAGTCTATTGAAATCTGGGACCAAGCCACTTGTGGAGTCACAGTTTGAAAAGGAAAGGCTGGTAAATtgtgaaacaacagcagcagcagcagcagctttgtctTTTGCTGTGTTATGATTTGGTCACTGTGCAGAGAGCTACACCCTTGTTTTTACCTCTGAATCATCGTCAAACACAAGACCCAGCGTGTGTGATTCTGTCGTGATAACAGCAATGatattaatgataattataataataacaataataataattatgataggAATTTACAGCAAACGAGCACAGAGGTCAACATCTTCCCCCCCTGGAGAAGTGTTATGATTGGGAAGGTTGCATATGGAGAGGGTTTTTCACTCCTCTACATttcataaatataaacaataacCTCCCTAAGACCTGGAGGTGATGCGTAGGTGTGTgcctgtatgtgtttttctctgggaGTGCTATCACTTAGCAACTGAATGAAGTTGGCTCTAATGAAAGAGTCCCTCAGAGACGCTCATACACtcccacacagtgtgtgtgtgtgtgtgtaaagcagaTCCTCCTGTGATTGTGTTAAACACGACTGCTTCACTGCTTCACAGTCATTCGGGTTTGAAACCCTCCTTGCATGTGTTTAAATAAACCTTAAGTCTAATTTAAGCCTCATTTGTACAAACATCAGTatgttatgtgttttatttcctcgTCACACGATTGAAACAGACCAGAAACCCATGAAATCCATCACCAGGGcttattttctcagttaattGTTTGTCGTcgtccacaaaatgtcataaaatgttaatctgtgtttgttttcaaatgtcttgtgttatacggagcaaaatATTCTGAAAAACACtcataattactttaaaaaatgaagtcatcgattaataatcgcaGCCTGGTCTTCgcaaaatgttataaaatgttttgaattCCTCAACCTTACATGAGAATAAAGAGAGGTTAAAGGTCCATTTTGTACAATTTAGAGtcataaaagtgtgttttattacCTTATAATGAGCCCTATGTCCCCATATCTGCTATATGTGACTTCTCCTCTAGATGTCACTAAGTCCTACACACTGACCTGTTAACATTTTCGTTGGTAGTGTCACATTTTGAGTTTATTCCACAGCAGATAGTGAACTTAAACTGACTTTTAGCACTTTGTACAGATTTTAAACACtcacaaaaactaaataaatcatataaaaatgaaattgcACTCTAGCTTTAGCGTTAGTTGTATATAATAGAATTAAATTCAGTTATTTTTCTGTTAGTGCTGATTTATGACGCAGTGAAAActcaaatatgtgtgtgtctctgtgtgtgtgtgtgcgcgcgtgtgtgtgtgtgctcccccGCAGGTGTGCCGCGAGTTCCAGCGGGGCAACTGCGCGCGCGGCGAGACCGACTGCCGCTTCGCCCACCCGAGCGACAGCCCCATGATCgacaccagcgacaacacggtCACCGTGTGCATGGACTACATCAAGAGCCGCTGCTCCCGCGAGAAGTGCAAGTACTTCCACCCGCCGGCGCACCTGCAGGCCAAGATCAAGGCCGCGCAGCACCAGGCCAACCAGACGGCTGTGGCCGCACAAGCCGCCGCCACAGCTGCAGCCATGGTGAGCGCACGACACCACAGGAAACACGCACTCTTACTGTTATCGTAGAGCTTCTAAAGTTCAGTCCACGTTGAACCTTCCACTGAGATCTTATCTTTGAGGATTATTATATTGCCAAACTcgctcacaccaaaccccatagagaacaTCAACGATTGTTtcatcacggcacacaggagctgttgatcgactgctgcctccatcagtaccttcaaatgtcttatattGTGTATTCgacatttaaaatccttcgttcagattgacctcagtgacacaaagtgaccacacgaggcagcagtagaccagcagctcctgtgtccccacaagatAAAATAATCTGTTAGCTGTTAAAAAACGTCCGTTTCCAGCCTgaaaagtgttgaaaatgttcttaagacatcgaaGACTTAAGCAGGAGTGGATTTTCTATATATTGTATTGTGTAGATAGGTGTAGTTTTTGTGAGGTGGTTAAAATAGTTATCCCTGGTGTCCCTGGTGTCCCTGCTGGCGAGTTCTGGGTGACACCTGCACTTGAGAAAAACCTGACCTGTCCCTTTAATGATGACTCACTGGGGAACATAAAATGTGGAGCGCTGCTTtattactgtaaaaacaaacatacccACCTGGCACCTGTGCTGGTTTGGCTTCAGTCAACAATAAACAGGGTTTAGTGAAGACtcaacgctgctgctgctgcaacaacaacaatctgcCGCTCTCTGACCGCgcgactctttttttttttttttttttatttacaaatgccCTTGgttcacacagagacaatgtGCTGGCTCACCCCCCCTCTCATCCCattgcctccctccctccccccgtGCTCTGTATGATAAATGCAGCTCTCTGCAGATCAGTGCAAATTGAATCAGGGATGGATGAGGATGTAACATCACAGTCCGTGTGGGTGGGGATGAGGCAGGAGTGGAGAGgggttaccccccccccccccccctgtgttTCAGCTGGATAAATAAATACCCAGCAGTCTGAGGGGAGAGACAGGCAGGTGgcagtgcagacagacagaccacacCCTCCTCCCTGCTCCGAGTGGCTTTTTTGGCTGCtgcgctcgcacacacacacacacacacacacaccttgcaCTGCATCAGTGTGCTGACGCCTTTCCTCCACGGCATGGGCATGCTTTACACGTCGCACAgaactccctctctccctctctccctctctccctctctccctctctccctccctctcattggctgcctccatctctctctctctcgtgtttTCTACATACGTAGGTCCACAGTGCAGATGTTAAGTTAACCGTGAGTCAGCGCTGGTGAGTGTCGTTGcaataaaggtccagtgtgtaacataaaGATCATTTGCTTTGCGTAGCCTAAGATTAACACTGTAGTATGTACTCGCTCGGCCGGGTGCGTCGCATCCTTTAAACGAAGTGAAGTAAATACAAAAGAATGCTTTTGTTTGTAGTATCTGCTAAAATCTATGACTTATTACTGACATTTACTGACACAGGTTTGTACCAACCACAGACTTACAGGGTACAACATTGAACATACAACAGAACAAACAAGGGCCTGAGATTTAAGAGACAGAACcaaacatttagatttttttacgGTGATGTTACAGTCCAGTGTGTAGAAGGCTTTCATGGTAGAAACTGAATGAACGTTTGTATTAAGGCGCTGTTCCATTATTCAGCTCTAGCACTACTTGACTTGACTCTAACCGAAAACTAGTTCCTGGTACCTGGAAACATCTCTGAAAACATGAAGCGTTAATCTCCGACATTAACATTTAACAGATGATCCTCtggttctaatgattcagttacactgaaaacgactgctttgtgtgtttgtgtcgcggcCGTTGCTATGgcgactccgcccacattgaggaggagctatgaagtcatggaaaacgacgtgactGAGTCAGCGTGTGCGCGCTTTAAAACTGCCGTTGACCTCCGTTGTGGTCtgtgagggccaccgtagttccctcaTCATTAGCTGTCACTTTAAAACAAGGACTGAAAATGTCCTGAATCTATTATATTAACAATAAGCCAGCGTTTTAAAGTGGTCAGCACAGTTTTTAACGATTGTCTCACCTCTGCGACTTTTCAATCAGGTGAGCGGGCGCGTCGTCGAGGCTTTAACTCACACgtttgctcctgtgtgtgtgtgtgtgtgtgtgtatgtgtgtgtgtgtgtgtgtgtgtgtgtgtgttttccccacTCTCCAGTTTATCAACTTTATGACCCAATTCCCAATTTACCATGCGCAGTTACAAGCCGCGCTAAAGGTGAGGAGGGTTAACCTCGGCGCGGCGACTTGTTTAGTCAGCGCCTTGGAGCCAATGTTCTGCCGGCTCGCGGCCTAAAGCCGGGGGAAACTTTTTATTGAACCATAAAAACCCCGCGTTGCTGCTCTGCTGCAAATACGACCAATACAGTCACCAATAACTCactgtttttcatttaaagtaAATTGGCTGTATTGAAGTGTGCTGCAGACGAGGTTACATTAAGACTCTCCTGCTTTAATCCCCGGgattacactttttttattcatcgCTTATTCACTGTGTTGTTGCTTCCCCACACTGTGACCTCCTGCAATCATCTCTGCTCTCACTTCCTGTCGAAAACATCCTCCATTTTTGATTCACACACTTGTTTGACAGTGCATCGTTCACTCTGTAACGaccagaaagagagaaaacgcCACATACAACTACACAACAGGCTTGTGCATGGACTCATCCTCACATTCATGtcatcttttgtgtgtgtgtgcattcactCAGCATTCACGTCACTTTTTAAATCAGTGAGAATAAACAGAGCTCCACATTCTGGGATTAAACTGCAAAGACATATTTTCAAGGTGTCCATtaacgcctcctcctcctcatcctcctcctcgctgGTCAATTTGACCTCAGTTcacagtaaaagtaaataaaaaataatctcagCGACACAAAACGACATGGAAATAAGTCAATACTGTGTCAGGGTTCCACGGAGAGTCAGGGATGTGATTGTTAAACTGCTTTTTGTCAGCGGTGTCTGGACTGTGATTCACCAGGTAGAATTAaaggttattttaaaaacattatgctgctaaaaaaaagcatttaagaTTCAAATCTCCACGTTCCTGCCGCAGAAATAAAACTACAGAGGCCAAATTGTAGCTGTACCTAATAATCTGACCACATAAATGTGTCCAGATGTCGCTGCCGGATGGAAACGTTGTTCTGTGTCGTCATTTGTGTtgacattattatatattttgtaCTATTCAGTACTAAAAATGCTTTTCccagtagtaaaaaaaaaaacaaagttaataataataatgtagatgctttt
This genomic interval from Solea solea chromosome 2, fSolSol10.1, whole genome shotgun sequence contains the following:
- the LOC131474247 gene encoding muscleblind-like protein 2a isoform X4, which translates into the protein MALNIATIRDTKWLTLEVCRQFQRGTCSRSDEECKFAHPPKSCQVENGRVIACFDSLKGRCTRENCKYLHPPAHLKTQLEINGRNNLIQQKTAAAMLAQQMQFMIPGTAMQPVQTFPVSQGLGSGAGLSYTQYLTPMSHSMGLVPTDILPNTPVIVPGSPPVSVTGGSSSGQKLLRTDKLEVCREFQRGNCARGETDCRFAHPSDSPMIDTSDNTVTVCMDYIKSRCSREKCKYFHPPAHLQAKIKAAQHQANQTAVAAQAAATAAAMTQSTAKAMKRPLEATVDLAFPHGVLQPLPKRPALEKSNGASSLFNPSVLHYQQALANAQLQQPAFFPTDYPEVSVRKGPECLEAALGNPKQPLCKYYLASPVEVQQPAC
- the LOC131474247 gene encoding muscleblind-like protein 2a isoform X8 yields the protein MALNIATIRDTKWLTLEVCRQFQRGTCSRSDEECKFAHPPKSCQVENGRVIACFDSLKGRCTRENCKYLHPPAHLKTQLEINGRNNLIQQKTAAAMLAQQMQFMIPGTAMQPVQTFPVSQGLGSGAGLSYTQYLTPMSHSMGLVPTDILPNTPVIVPGSPPVSVTGGSSSGQKLLRTDKLEVCREFQRGNCARGETDCRFAHPSDSPMIDTSDNTVTVCMDYIKSRCSREKCKYFHPPAHLQAKIKAAQHQANQTAVAAQAAATAAAMAFPHGVLQPLPKRPALEKSNGASSLFNPSVLHYQQALANAQLQQPAFFPTGSVFCMTPASSLVPMMYSATPATVSAATTPATSVPYAATAPANQIILK
- the LOC131474247 gene encoding muscleblind-like protein 2a isoform X7 gives rise to the protein MALNIATIRDTKWLTLEVCRQFQRGTCSRSDEECKFAHPPKSCQVENGRVIACFDSLKGRCTRENCKYLHPPAHLKTQLEINGRNNLIQQKTAAAMLAQQMQFMIPGTAMQPVQTFPVSQGLGSGAGLSYTQYLTPMSHSMGLVPTDILPNTPVIVPGSPPVSVTGGSSSGQKLLRTDKLEVCREFQRGNCARGETDCRFAHPSDSPMIDTSDNTVTVCMDYIKSRCSREKCKYFHPPAHLQAKIKAAQHQANQTAVAAQAAATAAAMTQSTAKAMKRPLEATVDLAFPHGVLQPLPKRPALEKSNGASSLFNPSVLHYQQALANAQLQQPAFFPTGSVFCMTPASSLATTPATSVPYAATAPANQIILK